CGAGTTCGTCGACCACCGCGACGGCCAGGTCCTCGGCGCTGATCCACGATCGGCCCTCGGCGCTGGTGAGCAAGGTGTCGGTGCCCAGGCGATAGTGGCCGGTGCGTTCACCGGGTTCGAGCAGGGCGGGCGGACTCAGGTAGACCCAATCGGCACCGGTATGAGCCTGGCAGGTTCGCAACTGAGCGATCCCGGCAGCGGCGACGGTCTTCAATTCAGGGGACACATAGGCGGGATTGTCGGCGACCAGCAGTTCGTGACGGCCGGGACTGCGCAAGGCGCCGGCGCCGCCGACCACGAGGACACGAATCCCAAGCTGTGCCGCGATGTCCAGCACCGTACGGGTAGCGCCGACCAAGAACTCCTCGTCGACCGGGACGGTCCGCACGGTCAACACCACGGCGTCCACGGTGCCGTTCGGGACGGAGCACGTAAGCGCCTCGCGCACAGCGTGCGCGTGGCTCACCTCGACTGCGAGCGGCGTCACGTTCGGGTTCTTGCCTGCAAGCTTCCGGGACAGGGCAAGCACATGGTGCCCGCGTGCACTGGCCTCGGTGATTACCCGGCTGCCGACCATCCCGGTGGCACCCAGCACGGCGATCGTCATGCCTGCCCTCGTCGATTCTGTCTTCATCGAATCTGTCTTCATCGAATCCGTCCTTCTCGAACGTGGCCTTCTCGAATGTGATGTTCTGTCGACCCGTCGCGCGCGATGCGGCCGGACAGGCTCGGGGCGTTGAACTGCGCGGCGAGCAAGCCGGCCAGGGCAACAACGAAGCCAAGGGTCTGCAGCGGGCTCAGTGACTCGCCCAGCACGATTCCGATGACAGTCGCGACCAGCGGTGACAGCAGTACCAGCGGTGCGGACGCGCCGACCGGCAGCTCTGCGATCCCGCGGAACCAGAGGGCATACGCGATCAGCCCACCCATGCTGCCGAGCC
The DNA window shown above is from Streptomyces sp. NBC_01445 and carries:
- a CDS encoding NAD(P)-dependent oxidoreductase, with amino-acid sequence MTIAVLGATGMVGSRVITEASARGHHVLALSRKLAGKNPNVTPLAVEVSHAHAVREALTCSVPNGTVDAVVLTVRTVPVDEEFLVGATRTVLDIAAQLGIRVLVVGGAGALRSPGRHELLVADNPAYVSPELKTVAAAGIAQLRTCQAHTGADWVYLSPPALLEPGERTGHYRLGTDTLLTSAEGRSWISAEDLAVAVVDELEAPGPEEHITVVHSERRPSA